In Bacteroides cellulosilyticus, the genomic stretch CCACCGCCTACGACACCGGCATAGTGATTTTCGGAATGAAGCGTGAAATGAGCACAATCGTTCAATGTCTTCTTGGGATTCTCCAAAAGATCGATCTCACCATTCTTCGGCCAGGGACGGTTATTGTTTCCCATAAACCAGAGGGCATCATTGAAGCCTACATAAGGGGTACGTTTGAAACGTATCTCAATACGCATATTTTCAGTAAAGTTACACCAGAACTCCTTACTGCCGGGAAGTGAGGTGCGATAGCAACCATGGGAATACTTCACTTTCTTACCGAAGCGGTTGTCTATCGAGTCTTTCTCCTCTACACTCCAGATGCGCAAAACTCCATCCTCTACTTTTGAACATTTCCGGTTATCGACCTTTGCCGTTCGTGACATGTGCAAACCTCTATGCTCAATAAAGCCAAGCGGCAGTCCCTTTTTCGTATCTTTATCATTAAACTCATGTGCTGTATAAAAAGACCATCCTTTCATTTTAGGATGCATATCCCCTTCTTTTAGAAGCAACGCATCCCCCGGATGATCATAAATTAAAGTTTCATCATCTTTCGGTAATTTCTTCTCCGCTTGTCCGCCATCAGGATAAGAATTAAACTTTCCAAAAAACAATGCCGCAACAACTATAGATACAATAGAATATTTCATAGTACTACTTTGTCAGAATACCTACTTCACCGACGGTTACGGTATCTTTATTATTAATCTCCGACAAGGGTTCCAGCTTGAAGTAACGGGCGGGATACGTCTTGCCGAACCGCACAAAGTAAGGCACGGGATTGTGCATGATATTGCTGAACTCACCGCTTGCTTCACATTTAGTCCATGACTGACCATCAAGACTGACGTAGAAAGCATACTTATAGATAGTTCCCGTTAAATCTTCTTCCAGAGAGGGAGCATAACTGAAACCATTCACACTCACTTCATGTCCCATATCGACTACCAATGGCGTAAGAGTGGAAGCACGCCAAACTGTTTTCCGGTCTCCATCGATAGCACGATGTGAATCCGCATCGCCACCAGCCACCTTCCATTCAGCAACAGGAACATCACTGAGTTGCACTTCCGCCCCCTTATCAGCAAGAGGTTCGGCATAGAACAGACCTACAGCAGAAACATTAGCCATGCCACGTGCAGAGCGAATCGTAACGCGAATGCGTTCCGGGCGCGTGTCGGAGAAGCGGACAAGACGCTTATAACCTACCGTAGTGCCCTCGGCAAGATGAATCCAGGAACCGTCTTTGTAGGCTTCGACGAGGAAACTCTCGATACGTTGCCCCTTGGATATATCCTCCTGAATCATAAAAGCATTTACCAATGCATCTTTCTGCACATCATACTGGCGGACTGTACTGGAAATTCCATGCCAGGCTTCATCTCCTTTCAGCACATAATTGCGGGCAAAAGTCTTTTTCAAATAACCTGAAAGCTCTCTCAAACGCTGCACATCGCTGTCACTGATCCGACCGCGAAGGTCGGGAGGGATATTCAATAAAAGAACAGAATTATAGCCGACTGATTTGAAGTAGATATCCGCCAGATGGCTCAAAGATTTCACCTGATTATCCTGATCGGCATGGTAGAACCATCCCGGACGGATAGAAACGTCTACCTCAGAAGGATACCAGAAAAGTTCGGTAGCACGCCCCACGATATCACGTCCGCCCAAGTCCTTTGCCTTTCCGTAGATACCCAGTTTCTTGTTCTGTTCACCGGAACGGGGATAGATACCCGGAGTCAGCGCCGTAGCACTCCACTCGGTTTCACGACCGATACCTCTTTCATTGCCTACCCAGCGAACATCATCACCCATAATGGCTGTGACTGCTTTAGGTTGCAGGCGACGGATAGTTTTCAGTATGGCATCCCAGTCGTAG encodes the following:
- a CDS encoding alpha-L-fucosidase, which translates into the protein MKQFALPFLFALASLTGLQAQETFYEKHVAFPANATVEEKLDMASRLVPTPQQLEWQQMELTAFLHFGVNTFTSREWGDGTEDPNVFNPTELDCEQWVRTLKEAGFKMAIITAKHHDGFCLWPTKTTRHSVASSSWKNGKGDVVRELRDACKKYGIKFGVYLSPWDRNASCYGDSPAYNRFFIEQLTELLTNYGEVHEVWFDGANGEGPNGKKQIYDWDAILKTIRRLQPKAVTAIMGDDVRWVGNERGIGRETEWSATALTPGIYPRSGEQNKKLGIYGKAKDLGGRDIVGRATELFWYPSEVDVSIRPGWFYHADQDNQVKSLSHLADIYFKSVGYNSVLLLNIPPDLRGRISDSDVQRLRELSGYLKKTFARNYVLKGDEAWHGISSTVRQYDVQKDALVNAFMIQEDISKGQRIESFLVEAYKDGSWIHLAEGTTVGYKRLVRFSDTRPERIRVTIRSARGMANVSAVGLFYAEPLADKGAEVQLSDVPVAEWKVAGGDADSHRAIDGDRKTVWRASTLTPLVVDMGHEVSVNGFSYAPSLEEDLTGTIYKYAFYVSLDGQSWTKCEASGEFSNIMHNPVPYFVRFGKTYPARYFKLEPLSEINNKDTVTVGEVGILTK
- a CDS encoding family 16 glycosylhydrolase, with the protein product MKYSIVSIVVAALFFGKFNSYPDGGQAEKKLPKDDETLIYDHPGDALLLKEGDMHPKMKGWSFYTAHEFNDKDTKKGLPLGFIEHRGLHMSRTAKVDNRKCSKVEDGVLRIWSVEEKDSIDNRFGKKVKYSHGCYRTSLPGSKEFWCNFTENMRIEIRFKRTPYVGFNDALWFMGNNNRPWPKNGEIDLLENPKKTLNDCAHFTLHSENHYAGVVGGGGSVTSSINLADMSQWNIYWLEWYPDRIVGGVNGQTYFEHHKGADGNTDWPWSDPLGFFLIFSTGISTNPNAWPGAIIPSEWRKDAKPAMYIDWIRVYTNRDYKGENPPAPKYY